A DNA window from Pirellulales bacterium contains the following coding sequences:
- the ppsR gene encoding pyruvate, phosphate dikinase/phosphoenolpyruvate synthase regulator has product MAKKKPAARKPPASHAKRYALHVITAATGDLLQRFAAVAATQFSGIEFEVVAHRLKKTLEEVAEALAEIDPNHAIVIHGLADPNAKRLVRNTCIVQRIPHFDATGPLMNFIADCVGALPDNDVGRLHQVDAAYQKRIAAMEFTIQHDDGLGLDSLADAEIVIVGVSRVSKSPTSLYLGARGFCTANVSIAPEVGFPKQLARARKGRVAALTMQPKRLQEIRAQRAEAFGVPGAAYDRLDAVIREVAEAEAEYRRRKYPIIDVTSLTIEQTAARILNELGVDG; this is encoded by the coding sequence ATGGCAAAGAAGAAGCCCGCAGCTCGCAAGCCCCCCGCTTCTCACGCGAAGCGCTACGCGCTGCACGTCATCACCGCCGCTACAGGGGACTTGCTCCAGCGGTTCGCCGCGGTCGCGGCGACGCAGTTTTCGGGGATCGAGTTCGAGGTCGTCGCCCACCGGCTCAAGAAGACCTTGGAAGAAGTCGCCGAGGCCTTGGCCGAGATTGATCCCAACCACGCGATCGTCATCCACGGCCTGGCCGACCCGAACGCCAAGCGGCTGGTCCGCAACACCTGCATCGTGCAGCGAATTCCCCATTTCGATGCGACGGGGCCGCTGATGAACTTCATCGCCGATTGCGTCGGTGCGCTCCCCGACAACGACGTCGGTCGGCTTCACCAAGTCGACGCGGCCTACCAAAAGCGGATCGCCGCGATGGAGTTCACCATCCAACACGACGACGGCCTGGGGCTCGACTCGCTGGCCGACGCCGAGATCGTGATCGTCGGGGTGAGCCGCGTCAGCAAAAGCCCTACGTCCCTCTACCTAGGCGCCCGCGGGTTCTGCACGGCGAACGTGTCGATCGCCCCCGAGGTGGGCTTCCCCAAGCAACTCGCCCGGGCCCGCAAGGGGCGCGTCGCGGCGCTGACGATGCAGCCCAAACGACTTCAGGAAATCCGCGCCCAGCGGGCCGAAGCCTTCGGCGTTCCAGGCGCCGCGTACGATCGGCTTGACGCGGTCATCCGCGAGGTCGCCGAGGCCGAGGCCGAGTATCGTCGCCGCAAGTACCCGATCATCGACGTCACATCCCTGACGATCGAACAAACGGCCGCCCGCATCCTCAATGAACTGGGCGTCGACGGCTGA
- the bamD gene encoding outer membrane protein assembly factor BamD, which produces MPNTRLILVLCALAGTAAAGCASMGLPSPSMPSFSADANQVGTKAWWKKHKKKATFVPGSGYQVAGTDGYFDGDGRPINSRVARRIDQEKENTSLLGDVKFQETVAGVKEKIGLGPNEQLAQAAYARGEALFREKKYNDAAKEFNEAISRAPDTALEQDAMFQRAECYFFATKYPKAVNAYEELIKKYPNSPHLDKTITRQFSIARYWDEYDKFDHDWPLTPNMIDNKRPLFDTVGRAVKTYENIRLNDPTGPLADDAVMAMANNYFLRGRYNDADYHYDLLRKEYPRSTHQFEAHLLGLQCKLRRYQGPDYDSAPLDEAKTLVAQLRSQFNNKLNDDQRTRLAEVQSQLTKQLALREYGMAEYYDNIKHYGPAKRYYLDVLNKYPESELAGKAKDRLLALGEQPDKPTPPLEAIVNLFPENDEMRKLNNIPMIDEGVQQIASPPQEGSNGTIRR; this is translated from the coding sequence ATGCCAAACACTCGCCTGATCCTCGTCCTGTGCGCCTTGGCCGGAACCGCGGCCGCGGGCTGCGCGAGCATGGGGTTGCCGAGTCCGTCGATGCCCTCGTTCTCGGCCGACGCCAATCAGGTCGGCACGAAGGCGTGGTGGAAGAAGCACAAGAAGAAGGCGACCTTCGTCCCCGGATCTGGCTATCAAGTGGCCGGGACGGACGGGTACTTCGACGGCGACGGCCGCCCGATCAACTCGCGCGTCGCGCGTCGAATCGACCAGGAGAAGGAGAACACGAGCCTGCTCGGGGACGTCAAATTCCAGGAAACGGTCGCCGGGGTGAAGGAGAAGATCGGCTTGGGGCCGAACGAGCAACTCGCCCAAGCGGCATACGCCCGGGGCGAGGCGCTGTTCCGCGAGAAGAAATACAACGACGCGGCGAAGGAGTTCAACGAAGCGATCTCCCGAGCGCCGGACACGGCGCTGGAGCAGGACGCGATGTTCCAGCGGGCGGAGTGCTACTTCTTCGCGACGAAGTATCCCAAGGCGGTCAACGCCTACGAAGAACTGATCAAGAAGTACCCCAATTCGCCGCATCTCGACAAAACGATCACGCGGCAGTTCTCGATCGCTCGGTACTGGGACGAATACGACAAGTTCGATCACGATTGGCCGCTGACGCCGAACATGATCGACAACAAGCGGCCGTTGTTCGACACCGTCGGCCGGGCGGTGAAGACGTACGAGAACATACGCCTGAACGATCCGACGGGGCCGTTGGCCGACGACGCGGTGATGGCCATGGCGAACAACTATTTCTTGCGCGGCCGGTACAACGACGCCGACTACCACTACGACCTGCTGCGGAAAGAGTATCCGCGGAGCACCCACCAGTTCGAGGCTCATCTGCTGGGACTGCAGTGCAAATTGCGTCGCTACCAGGGGCCTGACTACGACTCGGCGCCGCTGGACGAGGCGAAGACGCTGGTCGCACAGTTGCGGTCGCAGTTCAACAACAAACTGAACGACGACCAGCGCACCCGGCTGGCCGAGGTGCAATCGCAGCTCACCAAGCAACTCGCCTTGCGCGAATACGGAATGGCCGAATACTACGACAACATCAAACACTACGGCCCGGCGAAGCGGTACTACCTGGACGTGCTGAACAAGTACCCCGAGTCGGAATTGGCCGGCAAGGCGAAGGATCGTTTGCTGGCCCTGGGCGAACAGCCCGACAAGCCGACGCCTCCGCTCGAGGCGATCGTGAACCTGTTCCCCGAGAACGACGAGATGCGGAAGCTGAACAACATCCCGATGATCGACGAAGGGGTCCAGCAGATCGCCTCGCCGCCGCAGGAGGGGAGCAATGGGACGATTCGGCGGTGA
- the folP gene encoding dihydropteroate synthase: MDDLSRTAALARRATLWRLRTRTLQWGARPLLMGIVNATPDSFSDGGKFFDPEAAVARGLQLAADGADLLDVGGESTRPYADPVDAAEELRRTTPVVERLVRESGVPVSIDTSKAIVAAAALDAGAEAVNDVTGLAGDPAMLPLAVDSGAGVCAMHMRGTPQTMQDDPQYEDVIAEIRAYLRQRRDALLAAGIVPERICLDPGIGFGKTHEHNIALMAACWQFHELGCPLLVGHSRKGFLGKLIGDKEADRTAATVGGALALAGQGVQVIRVHDVRPIREALLAYVACGGGLGDNRR, encoded by the coding sequence ATGGACGACTTGAGCCGGACCGCCGCCCTCGCTCGCCGCGCAACCCTGTGGCGGCTTCGCACCCGTACGTTGCAATGGGGCGCGCGGCCGCTGTTGATGGGAATCGTCAACGCGACCCCCGACAGCTTTTCGGACGGCGGGAAATTCTTCGACCCCGAGGCGGCAGTCGCCCGCGGGTTGCAATTGGCGGCCGACGGGGCCGATCTCCTCGACGTGGGGGGCGAAAGCACGCGACCGTACGCCGACCCGGTCGACGCCGCCGAGGAGCTGCGCCGCACGACGCCGGTCGTCGAGCGGCTGGTCCGCGAATCGGGCGTTCCCGTGTCGATCGACACCAGCAAGGCGATCGTCGCGGCGGCGGCTCTCGACGCGGGCGCCGAGGCGGTCAACGACGTGACGGGGCTCGCGGGCGATCCGGCGATGCTGCCGCTGGCCGTCGACAGCGGGGCCGGCGTATGTGCGATGCACATGCGGGGAACTCCGCAAACGATGCAGGACGACCCGCAGTACGAGGACGTGATCGCAGAGATCCGCGCGTATCTCCGGCAGCGACGCGACGCTCTGTTGGCCGCGGGGATCGTGCCGGAGCGGATCTGCCTCGATCCGGGGATCGGGTTCGGCAAGACCCACGAGCACAACATCGCCCTGATGGCGGCGTGCTGGCAATTCCACGAACTCGGCTGCCCGCTGTTGGTCGGGCACTCGCGAAAAGGGTTCCTGGGCAAGCTGATCGGCGACAAGGAGGCGGACCGCACCGCGGCGACCGTCGGCGGGGCCCTGGCGCTCGCTGGCCAGGGAGTGCAGGTGATTCGGGTTCACGACGTGCGGCCGATCCGCGAGGCGCTGCTGGCATACGTCGCATGCGGGGGAGGGCTGGGCGACAACCGCCGTTGA
- a CDS encoding glutamate-5-semialdehyde dehydrogenase translates to MPVAATPKPIADLAAYCRETAQRAKQASAALTTIGGATKIAWLQRSAALVREQVERIIAANEQDLAAAPGYGLSAAQIDRLRLTPARIEDIAAGLEAVALLPDPVGRVIDSTVRPNGLVINKVRVPLGVVFFVYESRPNVTADAAAICVKGGNAVILRGGKEAIRSSTAIIELLHEAADETGLPADAVQLVATTDRAAVGHFLGLAELIDVAIPRGGEGLIRRVVAEAQMPVIKHFDGNCHVYVDAAADLPMARDILVNSKCQRMGVCNAAESLLVHADVAAEFLPLAAQALAAHDVEIRGDARVCELVEGAAPATEADYRAEFLGPIISACVVPSVEAAIAHVNRYSSHHTEAIVTNDLAAAERFAAAVDSAAVMINASTRFNDGGEFGLGAEIGISTDKFHARGPCGIEELTSYKYVVHGNGQVRG, encoded by the coding sequence ATGCCTGTCGCCGCCACGCCGAAGCCGATCGCCGATCTCGCCGCGTATTGCCGCGAGACGGCCCAGCGCGCCAAACAGGCCAGTGCCGCGCTGACGACGATCGGCGGGGCGACGAAGATCGCCTGGCTTCAGCGCTCGGCGGCGCTGGTGCGCGAGCAGGTCGAGCGGATTATCGCCGCGAACGAACAAGACCTCGCAGCGGCGCCCGGGTACGGTCTGTCCGCCGCGCAAATCGACCGCTTGCGGCTTACTCCCGCCCGGATCGAGGACATTGCGGCGGGCTTGGAGGCGGTCGCGCTGCTGCCCGATCCTGTGGGTCGCGTGATCGACTCGACCGTGCGGCCCAACGGGCTGGTGATCAACAAGGTGCGCGTTCCGCTGGGGGTCGTGTTTTTTGTCTACGAGTCGCGCCCCAACGTGACGGCCGACGCCGCGGCGATTTGCGTCAAAGGCGGAAACGCGGTCATCTTGCGCGGGGGGAAGGAAGCGATCCGCTCGAGCACGGCGATCATCGAGCTGTTGCACGAGGCTGCCGACGAGACGGGTCTTCCCGCGGACGCGGTGCAACTGGTGGCGACGACCGATCGCGCGGCCGTGGGGCACTTCCTCGGATTGGCCGAGTTGATCGACGTGGCGATCCCCCGCGGCGGCGAGGGGCTCATTCGCCGAGTCGTCGCCGAGGCGCAGATGCCGGTCATCAAGCACTTTGACGGCAACTGCCATGTGTACGTCGACGCCGCGGCTGATTTGCCGATGGCTCGCGACATTTTGGTGAACTCGAAGTGCCAGCGGATGGGCGTCTGCAACGCGGCCGAGTCGCTGCTTGTGCACGCCGACGTCGCGGCGGAGTTTCTGCCGCTGGCGGCCCAAGCGCTCGCTGCCCACGACGTGGAAATCCGTGGCGACGCCCGAGTGTGCGAACTCGTCGAGGGGGCCGCCCCCGCGACCGAGGCCGACTACCGGGCCGAGTTCCTGGGGCCGATCATCTCGGCATGCGTCGTTCCGTCGGTCGAGGCGGCGATCGCGCACGTGAATCGCTACAGTTCGCATCACACCGAGGCGATCGTGACCAACGATCTGGCGGCGGCTGAGCGGTTCGCCGCGGCGGTCGACAGCGCAGCGGTCATGATCAACGCCAGCACGCGATTCAACGACGGCGGAGAGTTCGGGCTGGGCGCCGAGATCGGCATCAGCACCGACAAGTTCCACGCTCGCGGCCCATGCGGCATCGAGGAACTGACCAGTTACAAGTACGTCGTCCACGGAAACGGACAAGTCAGAGGATAG
- the fliM gene encoding flagellar motor switch protein FliM has protein sequence MAGDLLSQAEVESLLSAMEGPDAGHAPAAPQAGALRTREKVTVYDFKRPERVGKEQMRALQTMHEGFGRNFGAALSALLRTMVEVKLTSVDQLTYSEFVFSLENPTCFNLVNAAPLEGQLILDINPSLLFPIIDRMLGGSAHSAPPARRPLTEIELRLAGRVTGLFLKEMKVAWENVLELDLTVERVESNPQLVQIIPANEVVVLISFELTIGETRGMVNLCIPFNSIERISSKLTSNSWVSYSKRPPTAESIQLVGDSLAKAPVEVVVELAATHIATGDMLELRIGDIIASEKDVREPMLVYVQGKPKFHAVPGQFKGRKAIQVVANVEERHIPTSPLAAPLKAS, from the coding sequence ATGGCAGGCGACTTGCTAAGTCAGGCTGAAGTGGAAAGTCTGCTCAGCGCGATGGAAGGGCCGGACGCCGGGCATGCGCCGGCTGCGCCGCAGGCCGGGGCGCTGCGAACGCGCGAGAAGGTGACCGTCTACGACTTCAAGCGTCCCGAACGCGTCGGCAAGGAGCAGATGCGCGCCTTGCAGACGATGCACGAGGGATTCGGCCGCAATTTCGGGGCCGCATTGTCGGCATTGCTGCGAACGATGGTCGAGGTGAAGCTCACCAGCGTCGACCAACTGACGTACAGCGAGTTCGTGTTCAGTCTCGAGAACCCGACGTGCTTCAACCTAGTCAACGCAGCGCCCCTCGAGGGGCAGCTCATTCTCGACATCAACCCGTCGCTGTTGTTTCCGATCATCGATCGGATGTTGGGCGGGTCGGCCCATTCCGCTCCCCCGGCTCGCCGGCCGCTGACCGAAATCGAATTGCGGCTGGCCGGGCGCGTGACCGGGCTGTTCCTCAAGGAAATGAAAGTCGCCTGGGAGAACGTGCTTGAACTCGATCTGACCGTCGAGCGCGTGGAGAGCAACCCCCAACTCGTGCAGATCATCCCCGCCAACGAGGTCGTCGTGCTGATCAGCTTCGAGCTGACGATCGGCGAGACCCGGGGGATGGTCAATCTGTGCATTCCGTTCAACTCGATCGAACGGATCAGCAGCAAGCTCACGAGCAACAGTTGGGTGAGTTACAGCAAACGCCCGCCGACGGCCGAGTCGATTCAGTTGGTCGGCGACTCGTTGGCCAAGGCGCCGGTCGAGGTGGTCGTGGAACTGGCCGCGACGCACATCGCCACGGGCGACATGCTGGAACTGCGGATCGGCGACATCATCGCCAGCGAGAAGGACGTCCGTGAACCGATGCTGGTGTACGTTCAGGGAAAGCCGAAGTTCCATGCCGTTCCGGGCCAGTTCAAGGGCCGCAAAGCGATCCAGGTGGTCGCCAACGTCGAGGAACGCCACATTCCCACCTCTCCCCTGGCGGCGCCGCTGAAGGCTTCTTGA